From one Bacillus sp. FJAT-42376 genomic stretch:
- a CDS encoding excalibur calcium-binding domain-containing protein, giving the protein MMGLTWVGLFLAAALIFMVIQLNASVKQKLALTAAAFLSVLFLMLGQSGTSKPASVTEGSADQEKASAEEVKGLNKKLEALVDKNAEMAEAAEEMRDELAGAEAKKAEEIKLAVKAAEEEMTKAHQEEMKQVLDHAFKQSAEKAAPVQSMDGITGDPETASDKPSEYDPFGPDLDCGDFASQEDAQAVYEAAGGPGADPHDLDRDKDGMACDVN; this is encoded by the coding sequence ATGATGGGTCTTACTTGGGTTGGTTTATTCCTGGCTGCAGCGCTCATTTTTATGGTGATTCAGCTGAATGCATCTGTAAAGCAAAAACTTGCCCTTACAGCGGCGGCGTTTCTTTCTGTTCTTTTTCTTATGCTCGGGCAGTCGGGGACAAGCAAGCCTGCCTCGGTAACGGAAGGGTCAGCAGATCAGGAGAAGGCTTCTGCAGAAGAGGTAAAAGGTCTGAATAAAAAGCTTGAGGCTTTGGTGGACAAGAATGCGGAAATGGCTGAAGCGGCGGAAGAGATGAGGGATGAGCTTGCGGGTGCTGAAGCGAAAAAGGCAGAAGAAATAAAGCTTGCCGTTAAAGCGGCCGAAGAAGAAATGACGAAGGCCCATCAGGAAGAGATGAAGCAGGTTCTCGATCATGCCTTCAAGCAGTCCGCGGAAAAAGCGGCACCCGTCCAATCCATGGACGGAATAACCGGTGATCCGGAAACGGCTTCGGATAAGCCTTCAGAGTATGATCCTTTTGGTCCCGATTTGGACTGCGGGGATTTTGCCTCACAGGAGGATGCCCAGGCTGTCTATGAGGCTGCAGGAGGACCGGGAGCGGACCCCCATGATTTAGACCGTGACAAGGATGGAATGGCGTGCGATGTGAATTAG
- a CDS encoding fatty acid--CoA ligase family protein, with protein sequence MNVSTRLSETAAQYGEKAAYYFEGQAVSYAQLDGMVSRFAASLQSMGIQKGDHVALLLGNSPYFVIGMYGALRAGATVIPVNPIYTPAEIGYILSNGDVKGVIALDLLVPMFEQMNGQLPKLEHIIVCETPPSEKKRDFNPEEAVIFPKMKSFTNLLSPNDIEFKRPDLEEEDIAVILYTSGTTGKPKGAMLTHKNIYSNASDVAAYLKMNDSDKIVATLPMFHVFCLTVSLNAPLMSGASLIIVPKFSPKDVFRLIKEHKATVFAGVPTMYNFMLQYENGLQEDVQSLRLCISGGASMPVALLKGFEQKFKVVISEGYGLSEASPVTCFNPLDRPRKPGSIGMNILNVENKVVNELGEEVPPNQVGELIAKGPNIMKGYYNMPEETASAIRNGWLYTGDLARMDEEGYFYIVDRKKDMIIVGGYNVYPREVEEVYYNHPDITEAAVLGIPDPEQGEAVLCYVVTQNPALTAEALIEYGKGQLAKYKVPSSIEFLEELPKNTTGKILRRALKEQVAERSRI encoded by the coding sequence ATGAATGTAAGTACACGGTTATCCGAAACAGCTGCTCAATATGGGGAAAAAGCAGCTTATTATTTTGAAGGACAGGCTGTATCTTACGCACAGCTTGATGGGATGGTCAGCCGGTTTGCGGCAAGCCTGCAGTCGATGGGCATCCAAAAAGGGGATCATGTTGCACTGCTCCTGGGAAATTCACCGTATTTCGTTATCGGCATGTACGGGGCGCTTAGAGCGGGGGCTACCGTCATACCGGTGAATCCTATTTATACACCAGCGGAAATCGGGTATATTCTGAGCAATGGAGATGTAAAAGGGGTCATTGCGCTGGATCTGCTCGTCCCGATGTTTGAACAGATGAATGGACAGCTTCCGAAGCTTGAGCACATCATTGTCTGCGAGACACCGCCTTCGGAAAAGAAACGGGACTTTAATCCCGAAGAAGCTGTTATTTTCCCAAAAATGAAATCGTTTACAAATTTATTATCTCCGAATGATATCGAGTTTAAGCGCCCTGATCTGGAAGAAGAGGATATCGCGGTCATTTTGTATACATCGGGAACAACCGGGAAGCCAAAAGGTGCGATGCTTACCCATAAGAATATTTACAGCAACGCTTCAGATGTGGCAGCATACCTGAAGATGAATGACAGCGATAAGATTGTTGCCACCTTGCCGATGTTCCATGTCTTCTGCCTGACCGTCTCTTTGAATGCACCGTTAATGAGCGGGGCTTCGCTGATCATTGTTCCGAAGTTCAGTCCGAAAGACGTTTTCCGTTTAATCAAGGAACACAAAGCAACCGTCTTTGCGGGAGTACCGACGATGTATAATTTTATGCTTCAATATGAAAACGGTCTGCAGGAGGATGTTCAATCTCTCAGACTATGCATTTCCGGAGGCGCCTCGATGCCGGTTGCCCTGCTGAAGGGATTTGAGCAAAAATTCAAGGTTGTCATTTCGGAAGGATACGGTTTATCGGAGGCCTCACCCGTCACCTGCTTCAATCCTCTTGACCGGCCCCGCAAACCGGGATCAATCGGGATGAATATCCTGAACGTGGAGAACAAAGTTGTGAATGAATTGGGGGAGGAAGTTCCGCCGAATCAAGTAGGGGAACTGATTGCCAAAGGGCCGAACATCATGAAGGGCTATTACAATATGCCGGAGGAAACGGCGTCTGCTATCCGCAATGGCTGGCTGTATACCGGGGATCTTGCCAGAATGGACGAAGAAGGCTATTTCTATATCGTCGACCGGAAAAAAGATATGATTATCGTGGGCGGATACAATGTGTATCCCCGCGAGGTCGAAGAAGTGTATTACAACCATCCTGATATCACAGAGGCAGCCGTTCTTGGCATTCCGGATCCGGAGCAGGGAGAAGCCGTTCTGTGTTATGTCGTGACCCAAAATCCTGCTTTAACAGCGGAAGCCTTAATTGAGTATGGGAAGGGCCAGCTGGCAAAATATAAAGTTCCGTCGTCTATCGAATTTTTAGAGGAGCTTCCTAAAAATACAACCGGCAAAATCCTTCGCCGCGCACTCAAGGAACAAGTGGCTGAAAGATCCCGCATATGA
- a CDS encoding enoyl-CoA hydratase-related protein — MSLIHYAKENGTALAVINRPEMLNCFSYQTLLDLEQAVEEIRIDREIRTVIITGAGEKAFSAGADLKERKTLTDEQVRRNLLKMGEVLTKIEQLPQPVIAAINGFAFGGGLELALACDFRIMADHTQIGLTETGLGIIPGAGGTQRLPRLIGPSKALELIVKAKKINAEEALVYGLINEAVPSGQLMDTCKEWAAAISQNAPIAVTQAKFAVKNGMNTDLQTGLQIERKAYEVTIPTEDRLEALQAFSEKRKPEFKGK, encoded by the coding sequence ATGAGTCTGATTCATTACGCAAAGGAGAATGGTACGGCCCTGGCTGTAATCAACCGCCCGGAGATGCTGAACTGCTTCAGTTATCAGACCCTGCTCGACCTAGAACAGGCTGTCGAGGAAATCCGGATTGACCGGGAGATCCGAACGGTCATCATTACCGGAGCCGGCGAGAAAGCGTTCAGTGCCGGCGCGGATCTGAAGGAAAGAAAAACACTGACAGATGAACAGGTCAGACGGAATTTGCTTAAAATGGGCGAAGTCCTGACAAAAATTGAACAGCTGCCTCAGCCTGTGATTGCTGCCATCAATGGCTTTGCATTCGGAGGGGGGCTGGAGCTTGCATTAGCCTGTGATTTCCGGATCATGGCGGACCATACCCAAATCGGCCTGACCGAAACGGGGCTCGGCATTATCCCGGGAGCGGGCGGAACCCAGCGGCTGCCGAGATTAATCGGCCCCTCCAAAGCGCTGGAGCTCATTGTAAAAGCAAAAAAAATCAACGCAGAAGAAGCGTTAGTCTATGGCTTAATTAACGAAGCTGTTCCATCCGGCCAGCTAATGGATACATGTAAGGAATGGGCTGCAGCCATTTCGCAGAACGCACCGATTGCCGTCACTCAGGCGAAATTCGCCGTGAAAAATGGAATGAATACGGATCTGCAGACCGGACTGCAAATCGAGCGAAAGGCTTATGAAGTAACCATTCCAACGGAGGACCGGCTGGAGGCCCTTCAGGCATTCAGCGAAAAACGCAAACCGGAGTTTAAA